The following are from one region of the Rhipicephalus microplus isolate Deutch F79 chromosome 1, USDA_Rmic, whole genome shotgun sequence genome:
- the LOC119159692 gene encoding uncharacterized protein LOC119159692 isoform X1, whose amino-acid sequence MPPLLSPGVRHRIWAGITMGLKKVIKWALVCGQRKMQPKKSPTHFVCSKMYSDGNRQTRRLLVLLEDLRQLYASSWGNVMASLETCFDAMQGREPGLLKSMCSVVLLWVQLGDTVAKDFDPDLWHQPTLQSINDLNDALLRLWKVAMDKTAELVYKIIPGTTPDVAMVIEKEYQACRQETWTLFQVTPETLENYVDTLKMYTSNTSIWHLDERKFLNTDATLVKSLSQLNIAAS is encoded by the exons ATGCCCCCCTTACTGTCACCGGGCGTCCGTCATCGAATCTGGGCAG GTATCACTATGGGTCTCAAGAAGGTGATCAAGTGGGCCCTGGTATGCGGCCAGCGAAAGATGCAGCCCAAGAAGTCACCCACGCACTTCGtctgcagcaagatgtacagcGACGGCAATCGTCAGACACG TCGGCTTCTGGTTCTGCTAGAAGACCTGCGGCAGCTGTACGCCAGCTCGTGGGGCAATGTCATGGCTAGCCTGGAGACGTGCTTCGACGCGATGCAGGGCCGCGAGCCGGGTCTCCTGAAGAGCATGTGCTCCGTGGTGCTGCTATGGGTGCAACTGGGCGACACAGTGGCCAAGGATTTCGACCCCGACCTGTGGCATCAACCGACGCTGCAGAGCATCAACGACCTCAACGACGCCCTCCTGCGACTCTGGAAGGTTGCCATGGACAAGACGGCCGAACTCGTCTACAAG ATCATTCCCGGGACGACGCCGGACGTTGCCATGGTGATCGAGAAGGAGTACCAGGCGTGTCGCCAGGAGACGTGGACGCTGTTTCAGGTGACGCCCGAGACGCTCGAGAACTACGTGGACACGCTCAAGATGTACACGAGCAACACGTCCATCTGGCATCTGGACGAGCGCAAGTTCCTCAACACGGACGCCACCTTGGTCAAGTCGCTGAGCCAGTTGAACATCGCAGCCTCCTAA
- the LOC119159692 gene encoding uncharacterized protein LOC119159692 isoform X2 gives MGLKKVIKWALVCGQRKMQPKKSPTHFVCSKMYSDGNRQTRRLLVLLEDLRQLYASSWGNVMASLETCFDAMQGREPGLLKSMCSVVLLWVQLGDTVAKDFDPDLWHQPTLQSINDLNDALLRLWKVAMDKTAELVYKIIPGTTPDVAMVIEKEYQACRQETWTLFQVTPETLENYVDTLKMYTSNTSIWHLDERKFLNTDATLVKSLSQLNIAAS, from the exons ATGGGTCTCAAGAAGGTGATCAAGTGGGCCCTGGTATGCGGCCAGCGAAAGATGCAGCCCAAGAAGTCACCCACGCACTTCGtctgcagcaagatgtacagcGACGGCAATCGTCAGACACG TCGGCTTCTGGTTCTGCTAGAAGACCTGCGGCAGCTGTACGCCAGCTCGTGGGGCAATGTCATGGCTAGCCTGGAGACGTGCTTCGACGCGATGCAGGGCCGCGAGCCGGGTCTCCTGAAGAGCATGTGCTCCGTGGTGCTGCTATGGGTGCAACTGGGCGACACAGTGGCCAAGGATTTCGACCCCGACCTGTGGCATCAACCGACGCTGCAGAGCATCAACGACCTCAACGACGCCCTCCTGCGACTCTGGAAGGTTGCCATGGACAAGACGGCCGAACTCGTCTACAAG ATCATTCCCGGGACGACGCCGGACGTTGCCATGGTGATCGAGAAGGAGTACCAGGCGTGTCGCCAGGAGACGTGGACGCTGTTTCAGGTGACGCCCGAGACGCTCGAGAACTACGTGGACACGCTCAAGATGTACACGAGCAACACGTCCATCTGGCATCTGGACGAGCGCAAGTTCCTCAACACGGACGCCACCTTGGTCAAGTCGCTGAGCCAGTTGAACATCGCAGCCTCCTAA